A genomic region of Streptomyces rimosus contains the following coding sequences:
- a CDS encoding amino acid ABC transporter permease: protein MNVLLDFLPEFRKGFLGTVSLTAASSALAILLGLLIAGFRVSPVPPLRAFGTAWVTLLRNTPLTLLFLVAFFVVPQVLFPGTSPFVLATLALGFYTSSFVCEAVRSGINTVPLGQAEAARSIGMTFTQTLRLIILPQATRTVLPPLSSILIALTKNSAIAGAFSNTELFSVSKLLNDQGRPIGWIFLWIALAYLIITFAISGLFRLLERRLEVAR from the coding sequence ATGAACGTACTCCTCGACTTCCTACCCGAGTTCCGCAAGGGGTTCCTCGGAACCGTGTCGCTGACCGCGGCCAGCTCGGCGCTCGCCATCCTGCTGGGCCTCCTCATAGCCGGTTTCCGGGTCTCGCCCGTGCCCCCGCTGCGCGCCTTCGGGACGGCCTGGGTGACGCTGCTGCGCAACACCCCGCTCACCCTGCTGTTCCTGGTCGCCTTCTTCGTCGTCCCGCAGGTCCTCTTCCCGGGCACCAGCCCGTTCGTCCTGGCCACCCTGGCGCTCGGCTTCTACACGTCCTCGTTCGTCTGCGAGGCCGTGCGCTCGGGCATCAACACCGTGCCGCTGGGACAGGCGGAGGCGGCGCGCAGCATCGGCATGACCTTCACCCAGACGCTGCGCCTGATCATCCTGCCCCAGGCCACCCGCACCGTGCTGCCGCCGCTGAGCAGCATCCTGATCGCGCTCACCAAGAACTCGGCCATCGCGGGCGCCTTCAGCAACACCGAGCTGTTCAGCGTCTCCAAGCTGCTCAACGACCAGGGCCGGCCGATCGGCTGGATCTTCCTCTGGATCGCCCTCGCCTACTTGATCATCACGTTCGCCATCAGCGGCCTCTTCCGGCTGCTGGAGCGCCGCCTGGAGGTGGCCCGATGA
- a CDS encoding amino acid ABC transporter permease, whose protein sequence is MTSVLYDAPGPKAKVRNRVYTVVGVLAVVGLLVFVVVRLASQGQFAPEMWNIFNNAGVRTNIRNGVLTTLQVFAVAAVLSVALGVLLAVARLSDHKPVRWLATGFIEVFRAVPLLITIYALWVILLSYKEELGLTGDTPQFWALVVGLTVYNGAVQAEVLRAGINAVPRGQREAAYALGMSKTQVMTTVLMPQAIRAMLPTIISQLVVTLKDTSLGYVITFEELLFTIQQMAATIVVNDENPYVPMIIVAGAIYVAMCLALSGLANWIERRGRRAKTGIVMAGAAEPVTASDALEGADGTPGGPVDTRRPPDIHGGGGAGT, encoded by the coding sequence ATGACCAGCGTCCTCTACGACGCCCCGGGGCCCAAGGCCAAGGTACGCAACCGCGTCTACACCGTCGTGGGCGTGCTCGCCGTCGTCGGCCTGCTCGTCTTCGTCGTGGTACGGCTGGCCTCCCAGGGCCAGTTCGCGCCCGAGATGTGGAACATCTTCAACAACGCGGGCGTACGGACCAACATCCGCAACGGCGTCCTGACGACCCTCCAGGTCTTCGCGGTGGCCGCGGTGCTCTCCGTCGCGCTCGGCGTGCTGCTCGCGGTCGCCCGGCTCTCCGACCACAAGCCGGTGCGCTGGCTGGCGACCGGCTTCATCGAGGTCTTCCGGGCCGTCCCGCTGCTGATCACGATCTACGCCCTGTGGGTGATCCTGCTCTCCTACAAGGAGGAGCTGGGGCTGACCGGTGACACCCCGCAGTTCTGGGCGCTGGTCGTCGGGCTGACCGTCTACAACGGCGCGGTGCAGGCGGAGGTGCTGCGCGCCGGCATCAACGCGGTGCCCCGTGGCCAGCGCGAGGCGGCGTACGCGCTCGGCATGAGCAAGACACAGGTCATGACGACGGTGCTGATGCCCCAGGCCATCCGCGCGATGCTGCCGACGATCATCAGCCAGCTGGTGGTGACCCTCAAGGACACCTCGCTCGGCTACGTCATCACCTTCGAGGAGCTGCTGTTCACGATCCAGCAGATGGCCGCCACCATCGTCGTCAACGACGAGAACCCGTACGTGCCGATGATCATCGTCGCCGGCGCGATCTACGTGGCGATGTGTCTGGCGCTGTCCGGGCTGGCCAACTGGATCGAGCGCCGCGGCCGGCGGGCCAAGACCGGCATCGTGATGGCCGGGGCCGCCGAGCCGGTCACCGCCTCCGACGCGCTGGAGGGGGCCGACGGCACCCCCGGCGGCCCGGTCGACACCCGGCGGCCGCCGGACATCCACGGCGGGGGCGGCGCCGGTACCTGA
- a CDS encoding FAD-dependent oxidoreductase — MDPVIVVGAGPVGLALSLSLARLDVPSVVLDEAPGAIDPRPARTVVLRPDTTAFLTRLGCGPALESTGTRWTAWRAVRRRRLLERVEFGPEAPSPLHVPQHALTRALRTALAGEPLARIVADSRLDELKQDAYGVSAHTRGSNGAWWRASYLVGCDGPRSTVRKLLEVRFPGRTAVERHAVAALRTELPWPGEALLHRSPARQGGGGSGGEVTARPLPGGLWRLDWLLPPGRDLVTPDALVARIRDSLAVWTAEAASGSGSGAGADFGGRGGSGAGSGPQAGAYGAAGAGSRAPAGAGDPRLPAVPPYELLDTGVHTVHHRLARRWRRGRAFLAGDAAHLLGALGTQGLDEGLRDAENLAWKLALAWHQGASEALLDSYQAERRGAVTARLRAADRALPLLRDGERGGRWRAVLPGAARGHTAMLTDGHLGRGPLGAPPAYARSPLAPATDPAGTLPVGTPVGAPVADVPVTAPDGSQVPLRSRLGHGLLVVLVAPGTGVWERRHWKSAGLMPRLTKAVEALPMRAEVLVAEAYPGAVAHTVLVVRPDGHLVAAMGGVRPAELYACADAVRGGGTGGGSDEAGTGAGAAGSDGAGGRTGKPSRTAGERAHSGARSEPYPETQAGSYPDTRSAPYPDTRSESHSAPHSKPHPEAHSEPHGEPAADRRPESRPSGGPLPVDGAFPQAGGEAPGGAPGSVSRDVPEGMSEAQVRSAGG; from the coding sequence GTGGACCCGGTGATCGTCGTCGGGGCCGGCCCGGTCGGCCTCGCGCTCTCCCTCTCCCTCGCCCGCCTCGACGTTCCGAGCGTCGTCCTGGACGAAGCCCCCGGCGCGATCGATCCGCGTCCCGCCCGCACGGTCGTGCTGCGCCCCGACACCACCGCGTTCCTGACCCGGCTGGGCTGCGGCCCGGCTCTGGAGTCGACGGGCACGCGCTGGACGGCCTGGCGCGCGGTGCGCCGACGGCGCCTGCTGGAGCGGGTCGAGTTCGGCCCGGAGGCGCCCTCCCCCCTGCACGTGCCGCAGCATGCGCTGACCCGCGCGCTGCGCACCGCGCTCGCGGGCGAGCCACTGGCCCGGATCGTCGCGGACAGCCGGCTCGACGAACTCAAGCAGGACGCGTACGGCGTCAGCGCCCACACCCGCGGCTCCAACGGCGCCTGGTGGCGAGCCAGTTATCTGGTCGGCTGCGACGGCCCGCGCTCGACGGTCCGCAAGCTGCTGGAGGTGCGCTTCCCCGGCCGTACGGCGGTCGAGCGGCACGCGGTGGCCGCGCTGCGTACGGAACTTCCCTGGCCCGGGGAAGCGTTGCTGCACCGCTCGCCCGCGCGGCAGGGCGGCGGCGGGTCCGGCGGCGAGGTGACGGCCCGGCCGCTGCCCGGCGGCCTGTGGCGGCTGGACTGGCTGCTGCCGCCCGGCCGGGACCTGGTCACCCCGGACGCGCTGGTGGCCCGGATCCGCGACTCACTGGCGGTGTGGACCGCCGAAGCGGCGTCGGGGAGCGGGTCGGGGGCCGGGGCGGACTTCGGGGGCAGGGGCGGTTCTGGTGCCGGGAGCGGGCCGCAGGCGGGTGCGTACGGTGCTGCGGGCGCCGGATCGCGCGCCCCCGCGGGCGCCGGTGACCCGCGCCTTCCGGCCGTACCGCCGTACGAGCTCCTCGACACCGGCGTGCACACGGTGCACCACCGCCTGGCGCGGCGCTGGCGGCGCGGGCGGGCCTTCCTCGCCGGGGACGCCGCGCACTTGCTCGGCGCGCTCGGCACCCAGGGCCTGGACGAGGGGCTGCGGGACGCCGAGAACCTCGCGTGGAAGCTGGCGCTGGCCTGGCACCAGGGCGCTTCGGAAGCCCTGCTGGACAGCTACCAGGCGGAGCGCCGGGGCGCGGTGACGGCCCGGCTGCGCGCGGCCGACCGGGCGCTGCCGCTGCTGCGCGACGGCGAGCGGGGCGGCCGGTGGCGCGCGGTGCTCCCGGGCGCGGCCCGCGGCCACACGGCGATGCTCACCGACGGCCACTTGGGGCGCGGCCCGCTCGGCGCGCCCCCCGCGTACGCCCGCTCTCCCCTGGCGCCGGCCACCGACCCGGCGGGGACGCTGCCGGTGGGCACTCCGGTCGGCGCGCCGGTCGCGGACGTACCGGTGACGGCGCCGGACGGGTCCCAGGTACCGCTGCGCTCACGGCTGGGCCACGGGCTGCTGGTGGTGCTGGTCGCGCCGGGCACGGGCGTGTGGGAGCGGCGGCACTGGAAGTCGGCGGGCCTGATGCCGCGGCTGACGAAGGCGGTGGAGGCCCTGCCGATGCGCGCCGAGGTGCTGGTCGCCGAGGCATACCCCGGCGCGGTGGCGCACACCGTCCTGGTCGTACGCCCCGACGGGCACCTGGTCGCGGCCATGGGCGGCGTACGCCCGGCGGAGCTCTACGCGTGCGCGGACGCGGTGCGGGGTGGGGGGACCGGGGGCGGTTCGGATGAGGCGGGTACGGGTGCCGGTGCAGCGGGATCGGATGGGGCTGGAGGCCGTACCGGGAAGCCGTCCCGCACGGCCGGCGAGAGGGCTCATTCGGGTGCTCGATCGGAGCCGTATCCGGAGACGCAGGCGGGGTCGTATCCGGACACACGGTCGGCACCGTATCCGGACACGCGATCGGAGTCGCACTCGGCACCGCACTCGAAGCCGCACCCGGAAGCGCACTCGGAACCGCACGGGGAACCGGCCGCGGACCGGCGTCCGGAGAGCCGCCCGTCCGGCGGGCCGCTCCCCGTCGACGGGGCATTCCCGCAGGCGGGCGGGGAGGCGCCGGGGGGCGCACCGGGCAGCGTGTCGCGGGACGTACCGGAGGGCATGTCCGAGGCGCAGGTACGGTCGGCCGGCGGTTGA
- a CDS encoding putative leader peptide, whose translation MTESGSRFWRRVHLDLVRYAGCVCRPSC comes from the coding sequence GTGACGGAAAGCGGTTCGCGATTCTGGCGGAGGGTCCATCTGGACCTGGTCCGCTACGCGGGCTGCGTGTGTCGTCCGTCCTGCTGA
- a CDS encoding cupin domain-containing protein — MPDVRTPARPRPAATGGPGPGAAELLDFVRRTAADAPLVASLPLDPEGRTWIRLEGPGGSEAWLIGWPPGTGTGWHDHGGSHGAFATAAGTLTEQSLAAQLPTEGWKTLELADGVDRQRTLADGRGRAFGPHHVHQVLNLSPDAHAVSVHAYYPPLPLMRRYSRTGPVLRLEEVERPEDWR; from the coding sequence GTGCCCGATGTACGTACCCCTGCGCGCCCGCGCCCTGCCGCCACCGGCGGCCCCGGCCCCGGCGCCGCCGAACTCCTCGACTTCGTCCGCCGTACCGCCGCCGACGCCCCGCTCGTCGCCTCCCTGCCCCTCGACCCCGAAGGCCGTACCTGGATCCGCCTGGAGGGGCCCGGCGGCAGCGAGGCGTGGCTGATCGGCTGGCCGCCCGGTACGGGCACCGGCTGGCACGACCACGGCGGCTCGCACGGCGCGTTCGCCACCGCCGCGGGCACGCTGACCGAGCAGTCGCTCGCCGCCCAACTGCCCACCGAGGGCTGGAAGACGCTGGAACTGGCGGACGGCGTGGACCGGCAGCGGACGCTGGCCGACGGCCGCGGCCGCGCCTTCGGCCCGCACCACGTTCACCAGGTGCTCAACCTCTCCCCCGACGCCCACGCCGTGTCGGTGCACGCCTACTACCCGCCGCTGCCGCTGATGCGCCGCTACAGCCGCACCGGCCCGGTCCTGCGCCTCGAAGAGGTCGAGCGCCCGGAGGACTGGCGGTGA
- a CDS encoding rhodanese-like domain-containing protein, with protein sequence MSAVDALLEAARAGLDRVAPHQAAEIQRDGGLLVDIRYAELRERDGTIPGALIVERNELEWRLDPTGAHRAPQATGHDLPVVVVCNEGYASSLAAVSLRQLGLYRATDLVGGFQAWRAAGLPVRG encoded by the coding sequence GTGAGCGCCGTCGACGCGCTCCTGGAGGCGGCGCGCGCCGGGCTCGACCGGGTGGCGCCGCACCAGGCCGCGGAGATCCAGCGGGACGGCGGGCTGCTGGTGGACATCCGTTATGCGGAGCTGCGCGAACGCGACGGCACCATCCCGGGCGCGCTGATCGTCGAGCGCAACGAACTGGAATGGCGCCTGGACCCCACGGGCGCTCACCGCGCCCCGCAGGCCACCGGCCACGATCTGCCGGTCGTGGTTGTCTGCAACGAGGGCTACGCGTCGAGCCTCGCGGCCGTCTCCCTGCGCCAGCTAGGTCTGTACCGGGCCACCGACCTGGTGGGCGGCTTCCAGGCGTGGCGCGCGGCCGGGCTGCCGGTACGGGGGTGA
- the recX gene encoding recombination regulator RecX, translating into MTRRTEWPEDRGYGHGDGVVHDGGRDDAGRDGGMAAGAENRGKRKDGGGPSSSRAEAGPPRTPEEQARAICLRLLTGSARTRKQLEDALRRRGIPEEAAQEVLSRFEEVGLIDDAKFADAWVESRHHSRGLARRALARELRTKGVDASTVDEALGQLDPEQEERTARELVDRKLRTTRGLDREKRIRRLAGMLARKGYAEGLALRVVRQALEEEGEDPELMEYQLPEV; encoded by the coding sequence GTGACGCGGCGAACGGAATGGCCCGAGGACCGCGGCTACGGCCATGGTGACGGCGTCGTTCACGACGGGGGACGTGACGACGCCGGCCGGGACGGCGGCATGGCCGCCGGAGCCGAGAACCGTGGGAAACGCAAGGACGGCGGTGGTCCCTCCTCGTCGAGGGCCGAGGCGGGGCCGCCGCGCACGCCCGAGGAGCAGGCGCGGGCCATCTGCCTGCGCCTGCTCACCGGGTCCGCGCGCACACGCAAGCAGCTGGAGGACGCCCTGCGCCGGCGGGGCATCCCCGAGGAGGCGGCGCAGGAGGTGCTGTCCCGCTTTGAGGAGGTGGGGCTGATCGACGACGCGAAGTTCGCCGACGCCTGGGTGGAGTCCCGGCACCACAGCCGCGGCCTGGCCCGCCGCGCGCTCGCCCGTGAACTCCGCACGAAGGGCGTCGACGCGTCGACGGTCGACGAGGCCCTCGGCCAGCTGGACCCCGAGCAGGAAGAACGCACGGCCCGCGAACTGGTCGACCGCAAGCTCCGGACGACCCGCGGCCTGGACCGGGAGAAGCGCATACGCCGCCTCGCGGGCATGCTGGCCCGCAAGGGCTACGCCGAAGGACTGGCTCTGCGCGTGGTCCGACAGGCACTGGAGGAGGAGGGCGAGGATCCGGAGCTGATGGAGTATCAGCTGCCGGAGGTGTGA
- the recA gene encoding recombinase RecA: MAGTDREKALDAALAQIERQFGKGAVMRMGERSKEPIEVIPTGSTALDVALGVGGIPRGRVVEIYGPESSGKTTLTLHAVANAQKAGGSVAFIDAEHALDPEYAKKLGVDTDALILSQPDNGEQALEIVDMLVRSGALDLIVIDSVAALVPRAEIEGEMGDSHVGLQARLMSQALRKITSALNQSKTTAIFINQLREKIGVMFGSPETTTGGRALKFYASVRIDIRRIETLKDGTEAVGNRTRCKVVKNKVAPPFKQAEFDILYGQGISREGGLIDMGVEHGFIRKSGAWYTYEGDQLGQGKENARNFLKDNPDLANEVEKKIKEKLGVGVKPEDLTAEPGADAAGAAADAEAPAKSVPAPAAKSAKGSKAAAAKS; this comes from the coding sequence ATGGCAGGCACTGACCGCGAGAAGGCGCTGGACGCCGCGCTCGCACAGATTGAACGGCAATTCGGCAAGGGTGCCGTGATGAGGATGGGAGAGCGCTCGAAGGAGCCCATCGAGGTCATCCCCACCGGGTCGACCGCACTGGACGTCGCGCTCGGCGTCGGCGGTATCCCCCGCGGCCGCGTGGTGGAGATCTACGGCCCGGAGTCCTCCGGCAAGACGACCCTGACCCTGCACGCGGTGGCGAACGCGCAGAAGGCCGGCGGCTCCGTCGCCTTCATCGACGCCGAGCACGCGCTCGACCCCGAGTACGCCAAGAAGCTGGGCGTGGACACGGACGCGCTGATCCTGTCCCAGCCGGACAACGGCGAGCAGGCCCTGGAGATCGTGGACATGCTGGTCCGCTCCGGCGCGCTCGACCTCATCGTGATCGACTCGGTCGCCGCGCTGGTGCCCCGGGCCGAGATCGAGGGTGAGATGGGCGACTCCCACGTGGGTCTCCAGGCCCGTCTGATGAGCCAGGCGCTGCGGAAGATCACCAGCGCGCTCAACCAGTCCAAGACCACCGCGATCTTCATCAACCAGCTCCGCGAGAAGATCGGCGTGATGTTCGGCTCGCCGGAGACCACGACCGGTGGCCGCGCCCTGAAGTTCTACGCCTCGGTGCGCATCGACATCCGCCGTATCGAGACCCTCAAGGACGGCACCGAAGCGGTCGGCAACCGCACCCGCTGCAAGGTCGTCAAGAACAAGGTCGCCCCGCCCTTCAAGCAGGCCGAGTTCGACATCCTGTACGGCCAGGGCATCAGCCGTGAGGGCGGCCTGATCGACATGGGCGTCGAGCACGGCTTCATCCGCAAGTCGGGCGCCTGGTACACCTACGAGGGCGACCAGCTCGGCCAGGGCAAGGAGAACGCCCGCAACTTCCTCAAGGACAACCCCGACCTCGCCAACGAGGTGGAGAAGAAGATCAAGGAGAAGCTGGGCGTCGGCGTGAAGCCGGAAGACCTGACGGCGGAGCCCGGCGCGGACGCGGCGGGTGCGGCGGCCGACGCGGAGGCCCCGGCCAAGTCCGTACCGGCACCGGCCGCCAAGAGTGCCAAGGGCTCCAAGGCCGCAGCGGCCAAGAGCTAG
- a CDS encoding AI-2E family transporter — protein sequence MPRWLPRAMVLALALVACFQLASWAFHQLISLLLNVLIAFFLALAVEPAVDWMAARGMRRGGATALVFLGILVGTAGFFALLGSMLAGQIATMVQEFPQYLDSVISWINSTFHSHLSRVEVQNNLLKSDWLQKYVQDSANNVLAVSATVLGSLFNLLTVALFSFYFAADGPRLRRALCSVLPPSRQAEVLRAWEIAVAKTGGYLYSRGLMALISGIAHYVLLEILGVPYAPALGMWVGLVSQFIPTIGTYLAGALPILLAFTVNPWYALWVFGFVVIYQQFENYLLQPRITAKTVDIHPAVAFGSVIAGTALMGAVGALIAIPATATLQAFLGAYVKRYEVTDDVRVRGGGRRRRASSALHRLRRSLHDDPPAAPLEGRGGGGGRGEDGTDGGERGTGGKGE from the coding sequence ATGCCGCGGTGGCTGCCCCGCGCCATGGTGCTGGCGCTCGCCCTCGTGGCCTGTTTCCAGCTCGCCAGCTGGGCGTTCCACCAGCTCATCTCGCTGCTGCTGAACGTGCTCATCGCCTTCTTCCTCGCCCTGGCCGTCGAGCCGGCCGTGGACTGGATGGCGGCCCGGGGCATGCGGCGCGGGGGCGCGACCGCCCTGGTCTTCCTCGGCATACTCGTCGGGACCGCGGGGTTCTTCGCGCTCCTCGGGTCGATGCTCGCGGGCCAGATCGCCACCATGGTGCAGGAGTTCCCGCAGTATCTGGACTCGGTGATCAGCTGGATCAACAGCACCTTCCACAGCCACCTCTCGCGGGTCGAGGTGCAGAACAACCTGCTGAAATCGGACTGGCTGCAGAAGTACGTCCAGGACAGCGCCAACAATGTGCTCGCCGTCTCCGCGACCGTCCTGGGCAGCCTGTTCAACCTGCTGACGGTGGCGCTGTTCTCCTTCTACTTCGCCGCCGACGGCCCCCGGCTGCGCCGCGCCCTGTGCTCGGTCCTGCCGCCGTCCCGGCAGGCCGAGGTGCTGCGCGCCTGGGAGATCGCGGTCGCCAAGACCGGCGGCTATCTGTACTCGCGCGGCCTGATGGCGCTCATCTCGGGCATCGCGCACTACGTCCTGCTGGAGATCCTGGGCGTGCCGTACGCCCCCGCGCTCGGCATGTGGGTGGGGCTGGTCTCCCAGTTCATCCCGACCATCGGCACCTACCTCGCGGGCGCGCTGCCGATCCTGCTCGCCTTTACCGTCAACCCCTGGTACGCACTGTGGGTCTTCGGTTTCGTCGTGATCTACCAGCAGTTCGAGAACTACCTGCTCCAGCCGCGCATCACGGCCAAGACCGTGGACATCCACCCGGCCGTCGCCTTCGGCTCGGTGATCGCCGGCACGGCGCTGATGGGCGCGGTCGGCGCGCTGATCGCCATCCCGGCGACCGCGACGCTCCAGGCGTTCCTCGGCGCGTACGTGAAGCGGTACGAGGTCACGGACGACGTACGGGTACGGGGCGGCGGCCGGCGCCGGCGCGCCTCCTCGGCCCTGCACCGGCTGCGCCGCTCCCTGCACGACGACCCGCCGGCCGCGCCGCTGGAAGGACGCGGGGGCGGCGGTGGCCGGGGCGAGGACGGTACGGACGGGGGCGAGCGGGGCACGGGCGGCAAGGGCGAGTGA
- a CDS encoding DUF3046 domain-containing protein produces the protein MRLTVFWQRMAEHFGASYAESFARDHVMSGLGGRTVHEALAAGWEAKDVWRVVCATMDVPYDKR, from the coding sequence ATGCGGTTGACGGTCTTCTGGCAGCGGATGGCGGAGCACTTCGGTGCGTCCTACGCCGAATCCTTCGCACGTGATCATGTGATGTCCGGGCTCGGCGGGCGGACCGTCCACGAGGCGCTGGCCGCGGGCTGGGAGGCGAAGGACGTCTGGCGGGTGGTCTGCGCGACGATGGACGTCCCGTACGACAAGCGCTGA
- a CDS encoding AzlD domain-containing protein produces MNVWIAIGVTAVGCYLVKYLGLLVPAGALERPLVQRLAALLPVALLAALTAQETFSDGHHLLLDARVAGVGAAVVALLLRAPFLLVVAVAVAVTAGVRALGG; encoded by the coding sequence ATGAACGTCTGGATCGCGATCGGCGTCACCGCCGTCGGCTGCTACCTGGTGAAGTACCTCGGCCTCCTGGTGCCCGCGGGCGCCCTGGAACGGCCGCTCGTCCAGCGCCTCGCGGCCCTGCTGCCGGTGGCCCTGCTCGCCGCGCTCACCGCGCAGGAGACCTTCAGCGACGGACACCACCTGCTCCTGGACGCCAGGGTGGCGGGCGTCGGCGCGGCGGTGGTCGCCCTGCTGCTGCGCGCGCCGTTCCTGCTGGTCGTGGCGGTCGCGGTGGCGGTGACAGCGGGTGTACGGGCGCTGGGCGGGTGA
- a CDS encoding AzlC family ABC transporter permease, with protein MPSPAPPVHPAKTPPRSAVVRDALGVGVAVGLSGFAFGVTASGAGLTVLQACALSLLVFTGASQFALVGALAAGGNPFTAAAGALFLGTRNAFYGLRLSGLLGYRAAVKPFAAHWVIDETSAVTLAQPDRRSARLGFTVTGLSLYALWNLTTLAGVLGAEALGDTEAWGLDAAGPAVFVALLGPMLKTTAERATAGLGAVLLLVTLPLLPAGAPVLVASLAAPAVLWADGRRARTRTGDAPSTTETENGTREAGAR; from the coding sequence ATACCGAGCCCTGCGCCGCCGGTGCACCCCGCCAAAACCCCGCCCCGTTCCGCGGTCGTCCGGGACGCGCTCGGCGTCGGTGTCGCCGTCGGGCTCTCCGGCTTCGCGTTCGGGGTGACCGCGTCCGGCGCGGGGCTCACGGTGCTCCAGGCGTGTGCGCTGAGCCTGCTGGTCTTCACCGGCGCCTCGCAGTTCGCGCTGGTCGGCGCGCTGGCCGCGGGCGGCAACCCGTTCACCGCGGCGGCCGGGGCGTTATTCCTCGGCACCCGCAACGCCTTCTACGGGCTGCGCCTTTCCGGCCTCCTCGGATACCGGGCGGCGGTCAAACCGTTCGCCGCCCACTGGGTCATCGACGAAACCTCGGCCGTCACCCTGGCCCAGCCCGACCGGCGCAGCGCGCGCCTCGGCTTCACGGTCACCGGACTCAGCCTGTATGCCCTGTGGAACCTCACCACGCTCGCCGGAGTCTTGGGGGCCGAGGCTCTGGGGGACACGGAGGCGTGGGGGCTGGACGCGGCGGGCCCCGCGGTCTTCGTGGCGCTGCTCGGCCCCATGCTCAAGACGACGGCGGAACGGGCCACGGCGGGACTCGGAGCCGTCCTCCTGCTGGTCACGCTGCCGCTGCTGCCCGCGGGCGCACCGGTACTCGTGGCGTCGCTGGCTGCGCCCGCCGTCCTCTGGGCGGACGGCCGCCGGGCCCGTACACGTACCGGCGACGCACCGAGCACCACGGAGACGGAGAACGGCACACGAGAGGCGGGCGCACGATGA
- a CDS encoding AraC family transcriptional regulator: MIGGGTGDAGGPGGATAPDAEARADVAPAAAPSARRSGEWARHWQYAGLPGLDLLRARYVRHTFPRHSHEGYVLGAVTGGIERIGLPDGAVDAGGGGIVMINPEVPHTAQAGAPEGWAYSTLYPSAQLVADIAAETTGLTGTAGFTDAFAADPEAVRLVNGVHRAAEEGNALAADSLLRVVIARLLRRHGGPLPARTPAAAGARTAERARALLETRLTSPPSLEQLAQELGTSPFALLRAFKNAYGMPPHAWLTDARVRRARRLLEAGTAPAEAAVAVGFTDQPHLNRHFTRIVGVPPGAYRRERAGSARTYKTAGKGPS, encoded by the coding sequence ATGATCGGCGGCGGGACGGGGGACGCGGGCGGCCCGGGCGGCGCGACGGCGCCGGACGCGGAGGCCCGGGCTGACGTGGCCCCGGCGGCGGCCCCCTCGGCCCGGAGGAGCGGCGAGTGGGCCCGGCACTGGCAGTACGCCGGGCTGCCTGGCCTGGACCTGCTGCGCGCCCGCTACGTACGGCACACCTTCCCCCGCCACTCCCACGAGGGCTACGTCCTGGGCGCCGTCACCGGAGGGATCGAGCGGATCGGACTGCCGGACGGCGCCGTGGACGCCGGGGGCGGCGGCATCGTCATGATCAACCCCGAGGTGCCGCACACCGCGCAGGCCGGGGCGCCGGAGGGGTGGGCGTACTCGACGCTCTACCCCTCCGCGCAGCTCGTCGCCGACATCGCCGCCGAGACAACCGGCCTGACCGGCACCGCCGGGTTCACCGACGCCTTCGCGGCCGACCCGGAGGCCGTACGCCTCGTCAACGGCGTGCACCGCGCGGCCGAGGAGGGCAACGCGCTGGCCGCCGACAGCCTGCTGCGCGTCGTGATCGCCCGGCTGCTGCGGCGCCACGGAGGCCCGCTCCCGGCCCGCACACCCGCCGCGGCCGGGGCACGCACCGCCGAACGCGCCAGGGCCCTCCTGGAAACCCGCCTCACGTCGCCGCCGTCACTGGAACAGCTGGCACAGGAACTGGGCACCAGCCCATTCGCCCTGCTGCGCGCCTTCAAGAACGCGTACGGAATGCCGCCGCACGCCTGGCTCACCGACGCGCGCGTACGCCGTGCCCGTCGGCTGCTGGAAGCCGGTACGGCGCCCGCCGAGGCCGCCGTCGCCGTCGGCTTCACCGACCAGCCGCATCTGAACCGGCACTTCACCCGCATCGTGGGCGTACCGCCGGGCGCGTACCGGCGCGAGCGGGCGGGCAGCGCAAGAACGTACAAGACCGCGGGGAAGGGGCCTTCCTAA